A single genomic interval of Lycium ferocissimum isolate CSIRO_LF1 unplaced genomic scaffold, AGI_CSIRO_Lferr_CH_V1 ctg5272, whole genome shotgun sequence harbors:
- the LOC132044833 gene encoding TPD1 protein homolog 1B-like: MATIVKLSITVLLLTLLSKGVCGCDLNNITIGTIRSGNEIKGQPEWNVIVVNNCDCPMQNMFLSCNGFQTTEPVDPSIFKPVGDNQCSINNGGSIKPKDTVKFSYAWDPPFFLRPTSVTASC; encoded by the exons ATGGCAACCATTGTTAAGCTCTCTATCACTGTCCTTCTCCTTACACTTCTCAGCAAAG GTGTTTGTGGTTGTGACTTGAACAATATAACAATTGGAACAATCAGGAGTGGGAACGAAATAAAGGGTCAGCCAGAATGGAATGTGATTGTGGTGAACAATTGTGATTGTCCCATGCAAAACATGTTCTTGTCTTGCAATGGTTTTCAGACAACTGAACCAGTGGATCCATCTATTTTCAAGCCCGTAGGAGACAACCAATGTAGTATCAACAATGGCGGTTCCATAAAACCAAAGGATACTGTCAAGTTCTCTTATGCGTGGGATCCTCCGTTTTTCCTAAGGCCAACTTCTGTTACAGCTTCCTGCTGA